The Aminivibrio sp. genome segment GAGGACGCGGCGTCCGCCGGCATGGCGGGTGCCTTCAGGGCGAGGGCGAACCCCTTGCCCCGAACCCATCCCTTCCGCGTGGCGGGCTCTTTTTCGTTGAGCCTGATTCGGTCCACCACCTTGCCCACGATGGTGTCAAGGGCGTGGTTGTTCATGGGCATGCCCGTGCAGGTGGGCAGGCCCGGCTTCAGGATGTTCTTCAGGCGGAACTCGATGGGGTCCATGCCGACTTTTCTCGCGGCGATGTCGATGACCACTTCCATGGCGCCCATGAGCTCCGGAAGGCCGAAGCCCCGGTAGGCGCCCCCGAAGGGCTTGTTGGTGTAGACGGCGTAACTGTCGGTCCAGACGTTGGGGATGTAGTAGCACCCCGTGGAGGAGTAGCCTGCGCTCCGGACGGGGTTCGCACCGTACTCGGCGGAAATGCCGGTGTCGAAGTAGAAGGTGTTCCGGATGGCGGTTATTTTTCCGTCTTTGTCGATGCCGAGCTTGATCTTGGCCACGTAGGCCTGGCGCACCCAGGACGTGAGAAGCACTTCCTCCCTGGGGATATAGAGCTTCACCGGCCTGCCCCTGACTTCGGGGTTCATGGCGCCGGCGAGGCAGAGAGCCTCCACCGTCATCCCCGCTTTTCCGCCGAAGCCTCCGCCGATGGGAGGAGCGATGACCCGGATTTTGCTCAGGGGATATTTCAGTCCCTTGGCCACGATATCCCGGAGGGCGAAGGCCGACTGGGCGGTGGACCAGATGGTCAGGTCACCCGTGGCGGGGTCTTCCCTGCAGATGCAGCAGTGGGGCTCGAGGAAGCCGTGGGCGATCTGGGGGCAGTTCACCGCTTCTTCCACGATGTATTCCGCCTCGGAGAAAGCCTTGTCCACGTCGCCCCTGCGGATGCGGAACCAGTTGCCGATGTTCGTTCCGGGGAAGGGGGTGATGAAGTCCACGTGGTCGTAGGTTTCCAGTTCGGGATGGACCAGGACCGAGTTATCCGTGGCGGCCTTGACGGGGTCGAAGATGGGGGGCAGCTCCCGGTATTTCGCAGTGACCTTGAGCATCCCCTCCTCCGCCGCCTCCTCAGACTCGGCGATCACCAGGGCCACCGGTTCGCCCATGTAGCGGACCTTGCCGATGGCCATGGGTGTGCGGTCCATCAGGTAGAGGCCGAAGCGGTGGACGAAGTCCTTTCCGGTGACCACCTTGACGACGCCCTTCACCTTGAGGGCTTCGGAGACGTCGATGGACAGGATCTCGCCGTGGGCCACCGTGGAGCGGACTGCCCTTGCGTGGAGCAGCTCCGGCCCGAACCGAAGATCATCGGTGAAGGCCAGGGTCCCCGCGGCCTTTTCCACGTCGTACTTTCTCTCGGTCCACGTTCCCACGCCGCTGCTTGTAACGGTCTGTTTCATGGCAGACACCTCCCGTCACCGCGCGCCGCCGGGGATGTGCCCCAGCTCGCGCATGGCCGCCGCAGCTTTGCGCACAGCCCTGAAGATGGGAATGTAGCCCGTGCAGCGGCACAGGTTTCCCGCCAGGGCGACCCGGATGTCCTCTTCCGTGGGATCCGGGTTCTTCCGGAGAAACGCGTAGGCGGACATGATCATCCCCGGAGTGCAGAAACCGCACTGAATGGCCCCT includes the following:
- a CDS encoding xanthine dehydrogenase family protein molybdopterin-binding subunit, whose protein sequence is MKQTVTSSGVGTWTERKYDVEKAAGTLAFTDDLRFGPELLHARAVRSTVAHGEILSIDVSEALKVKGVVKVVTGKDFVHRFGLYLMDRTPMAIGKVRYMGEPVALVIAESEEAAEEGMLKVTAKYRELPPIFDPVKAATDNSVLVHPELETYDHVDFITPFPGTNIGNWFRIRRGDVDKAFSEAEYIVEEAVNCPQIAHGFLEPHCCICREDPATGDLTIWSTAQSAFALRDIVAKGLKYPLSKIRVIAPPIGGGFGGKAGMTVEALCLAGAMNPEVRGRPVKLYIPREEVLLTSWVRQAYVAKIKLGIDKDGKITAIRNTFYFDTGISAEYGANPVRSAGYSSTGCYYIPNVWTDSYAVYTNKPFGGAYRGFGLPELMGAMEVVIDIAARKVGMDPIEFRLKNILKPGLPTCTGMPMNNHALDTIVGKVVDRIRLNEKEPATRKGWVRGKGFALALKAPAMPADAASSAIVKILGDGTVEVLAATMDMGQGAYTAYSQMVSEELGIPVEKIKCLYPDTQSHPYDWQTVASRSCWSMGMAVKRAAADVRQKILALYAEYWQVEPESITIEHGIVKCRKKGKAEPFDERIQNGFLMPDGNYKGGPVIGTGSFVPPDVIYPDPETGQSPKSVVHFTVGAVGIDVEVDPATGAVEVNKVSAGYDVGKAISPVNVKGQIEGGTVQGISAGLMEGMYYDEHGRLLTPDFTDYKIATALDVPPDLDAFWEETPEELSPYGNRGVGEHSMISPAPAMDNALFDALGIRIHSYPLGRERVYKAIQAKKKGETDLWEYPYAMEQSYKNAIKEWK